In Chiloscyllium punctatum isolate Juve2018m chromosome 52, sChiPun1.3, whole genome shotgun sequence, a single genomic region encodes these proteins:
- the LOC140470941 gene encoding histone H2B 1/2-like, producing MAEEKKSQVAKKGAKKAVKRAPAKGGKRRKRTRKESYSIYIYKVMKQVHPDTGISSKAMSIMNSFVKDIFERIAGEASRLAHYNKRSTISSREIQTAVRLLLPGELAKHAVSEGTKAVTKYTSSK from the coding sequence ATGGCTGAGGAAAAGAAGAGTCAAGTTGCCAAGAAGGGCGCGAAGAAAGCGGTGAAGAGGGCGCCAGCGAAGGGCGGCAAGAGGAGGAAGCGGACCAGGAAAGAAAGTTACTCCATCTATATCTACAAAGTGATGAAGCAGGTTCACCCCGACACCGGCATCTCCTCCAAGGCCATGAGCATCATGAACTCGTTCGTCAAAGATATTTTCGAGCGTATCGCGGGGGAGGCTTCCCGCCTGGCCCATTACAACAAGCGCAGCACCATCAGCTCCCGGGAGATCCAGACCGCCGTGcggctgctgctgcccggggagCTGGCCAAGCACGCCGTGTCGGAGGGTACAAAGGCGGTGACCAAGTACACCAGCTCCAAGTGA